The Streptomyces sp. NBC_00435 nucleotide sequence TCGGCGACCGCCAGGAGTTCGCCCGACTCCGCGTTCCAGCGGCAGACGGTCAGCTGCGGCTCCAGCTCGTGGAGTACGTAGACCACCCCGCCGGAGGGGTGGAAGGCGAGGTGGCGGGGGCCGGTCCCGGCGCGCAGTACGGTCTCGGCGTGCACCCGCGGGGTCCCGGTGGCGGGGTCGAGCGCGCAGACCCGTACCGAGTCGGTCCCGAGGTCGACGCTGAGCACCCAGCGGCCGCTGGGGTCCGGCAGCACCTGGTGGGCGTGCGGGGCCTGCTGTCTGCCCGCGTCGGGGCCGGAGCCCCGGTGGGCGAGTACGGCGGCGGGCCCCCCGATCGCACCGTCGGCTGCCAGCGGGAGGCTGCTGACGCTGCCGGAGGTGTAGTTGGCGGTCAGCAGCCGGCGCCCGGCCACGCTGAGGTGGGTGGGACCGGAGCCGCCGACGCGGACGGCCGCTCCGAGGGGGGCCAGTCCCCCGGGGGTGGGCCGGAAGGCTCCGACCTCGCCGCGCTCCGTCTCGCTCACCGCGTAGAGCACACCGGTGGCGCGGTCGTGCGCGAGGTACGAGGGGTCCGCGACTGCGGCCGTGGCCGAGAGCACGGTCAGTGCTCCGGTGGCCGGATCCACGGCCGCGGTGGTGACACCGCGGCCGCCCCCCGAGGTG carries:
- a CDS encoding lactonase family protein, which codes for MNDADSGVGGGDRTAHGGGHRAWIGSFTSGGGRGVTTAAVDPATGALTVLSATAAVADPSYLAHDRATGVLYAVSETERGEVGAFRPTPGGLAPLGAAVRVGGSGPTHLSVAGRRLLTANYTSGSVSSLPLAADGAIGGPAAVLAHRGSGPDAGRQQAPHAHQVLPDPSGRWVLSVDLGTDSVRVCALDPATGTPRVHAETVLRAGTGPRHLAFHPSGGVVYVLHELEPQLTVCRWNAESGELLAVAEVPVASTGAPGAGAAYPSAVVTSPDGRFVWAAVRGADTVATFSLAGGAEKPQLTGTVPCGGSWPRDLAVDPSGRRLYAANERSGDVTWFDVDQLTGQPRRAGSVAVPAATCVVFG